Below is a genomic region from Pseudomonadota bacterium.
GAAACCGAAAGCGAAAGCCCCCCTGCACAGCGGTGCCGAAGCCAAGGCCCTGGCCGTCGGTCGGCCGCAGCCCGCGGTCGCCGCGGCGCCGACGGGACGGACCACGAACCGGTTCGATGAACCCGGTTTCGGTTACGTAATCGAGTATCCGGCCGATTGGCAGATGGAGAAGGCGGCGGCCTACACCACCGTTTTCAGCGGCCGGCGCGGCACGCCGGCCTATGACGCCATCGTCAGCGTGCAGAACGTGCAGCCGGCGGCGGCGGACACGGCGGACGCGGTGCGGCTCGCCTACGACGACCTGAAGGCGCAGCTCGCCGACGCCGCCGAGGGCCTGGCCATCGACGCCGAGAAGGACGTGAGCTACGCCAAGCGCGGCGTCAGGCTGGCCGGGCGACAGTTCGTCGCCACCTACAACCACGGCGGCCGCCAGTTCCGCAAGTGGGCGCTGGTGCTGCCCCGGCCGTCCGGGGACATCACCCACGTCTGGTCCTATACGGCCCCGGCCAGCCGGTTCGACGCCTACCGCCCGGTGGCCGAGACCATGCTGCGGTCCTGGATCATCGCCAATTGACGTGGCCGCCGCGGTCGTCGGTCGTGTAGGATGACCCCCCGGCTCCGACGACGACCTTGGGTGACGCATGCGCCTGACCGCCTGCCTCCGTGTCCCGGTCCTGGCCCTGGCCGTTCTGCTGACGGCCGGCAGTCCCGTCCGGGCGGCCGAGACCAGGGCCTCCGATGCGGCCCTGATCGGGTTCTTCGAGGCCGTGGTGTTCCGCTCGGAGTACGAGTCGGTGACGCCGTCGACGCGCCTCAAGAAGTGGCTTCAGCCGCTGCGTGTGACGGTGTCGTCCCTGTCGGGCAAGGTCGTCCCGAAGCCCTCCGGCGGCAAGGAACTGAAGCTCAAGAAGCAACGCCCGGCCGCCCGGAACATCAAGATCATCCAGAAACACCTGCGCACCCTGGTGCGCCTGACGGGCGTCAGGACGGAGGACGCGAAGAAGGTCAAGAAGCCGGCCAACCTGGCCATCAAGTTCGTTCCCAGGCTGGCCATGGCCGCCCCCTTCATGGCCAAGGAGGCGCCGCCGGACCTGCTGAAGAAGCTCGCGGCACCGGGGGTCTGTTACTTCCTGACCTGGGCCGTCGAGTCCGGTGCCATCGTCAAGGGCATCATCGTCGTCAACAACCAGTTGCCGCCGGAGGACCTGGAGGCCTGTCTCCTGGAGGAGATGACCCAGGTCATGGGGCTTCCCAACGACAGCGACCTGGTCAGTCCGTCGGTCTTCAACCGGTCGTCCCAGCCGCGGCGGCTGAGCCGCAGCGACCGCATCCTGATCCGCACCGTCTACGACAAGCGGATGGCACCCGGTGCGCCCAAGGACGAGGCCATGGT
It encodes:
- a CDS encoding DUF2927 domain-containing protein, translated to MRLTACLRVPVLALAVLLTAGSPVRAAETRASDAALIGFFEAVVFRSEYESVTPSTRLKKWLQPLRVTVSSLSGKVVPKPSGGKELKLKKQRPAARNIKIIQKHLRTLVRLTGVRTEDAKKVKKPANLAIKFVPRLAMAAPFMAKEAPPDLLKKLAAPGVCYFLTWAVESGAIVKGIIVVNNQLPPEDLEACLLEEMTQVMGLPNDSDLVSPSVFNRSSQPRRLSRSDRILIRTVYDKRMAPGAPKDEAMVLARKIIPELNRVVE